The Quercus robur chromosome 7, dhQueRobu3.1, whole genome shotgun sequence genome has a segment encoding these proteins:
- the LOC126693672 gene encoding eukaryotic translation initiation factor 3 subunit E, translated as MATYDLTPRIAPNLDRHLVFPILEFLQERRLHEDGQILKEKIELLNKTNMVDYAMDIHKSLYHTEDVPQDMIDRRVEVVARLKALEEAAAPLVAFLQNPNAVQELKADKQYNLQMLIERYQIGTEQIEALYQYAKFQFECGNYSGAADYLYQYRALCTNSERSLSALWGKLAAEILMQNWDIALEELNRLKEIIDSKNFASPMNQVQNRIWLMHWSLFIFFNHDNGRTQIIDLFNQDKYLNAIQTSAPHLLRYLATAFIVNKRRRPQFKDFIKVVQQEQHSYKDPITEFLACVYVNYDFDGAQKKMRECEEVILNDPFLGKRVEEGNFSTVPLRDEFLENARLFIFETYCRIHQRIDMGVLSEKLNLNYEEAERWIVNLIRGSKLDAKIDSESGTVVMEPNHPNVYEQLIDHTKALSGRTYKLVSQLLEHAQAQTAR; from the exons ATGGCGACCTACGACCTAACCCCACGGATCGCGCCGAACCTAGACCGCCACCTAGTGTTCCCAATACTCGAGTTTCTCCAGGAGCGTCGTCTCCACGAGGATGGCCAGATCTTGAAAGAGAAGATCGAGCTCCTCAACAAAACCAACATGGTCGACTACGCCATGGACATCCACAAGAGCCTCTACCACACCGAAGATGTCCCCCAAG aTATGATTGACAGGAGGGTGGAGGTGGTGGCGAGATTGAAGGCATTGGAGGAGGCGGCGGCGCCGCTGGTGGCGTTCTTGCAGAATCCTAATGCTGTGCAGGAGCTCAAGGCTGATAAGCAGTACAATCTCCAAATGCTCATTGAACGATACCAG ATTGGAACAGAGCAGATAGAGGCATTATATCAGTATGCCAAATTCCAATTTGAGTGTGGAAACTACTCTGGTGCTGCTGACTACCTGTATCAGTATAGGGCCTTATGCACAAATAGTGAAAGGAGTCTTAGTGCATTATGGGGAAAGCTTGCAGCTGAGATTTTGATGCAAAACTGGGATATTGCTCTTGAAGAGCTTAATCGGTTGAAAGAAATCATCGACTCAAAG AACTTTGCATCACCAATGAATCAGGTGCAAAATAGAATATGGTTAATGCACTGGAgtctcttcatctttttcaacCATGACAATGGAAGAACACAGATCATTGACTTGTTTAATCAGGATAA GTATTTGAATGCTATCCAAACAAGTGCTCCCCATCTTTTGCGTTACTTGGCCACTGCATTCATTGTTAACAAGAGGAGGAGACCTCAATTCAAAGATTTTATAAAGGTTGTTCAGCAAGAGCAGCACTCTTACAAAGATCCAATTACGGAATTCTTAGCATGTGTGTATGTCAATTATGACTTTGATGGGGCACAGAAGAAGATGAGGGAGTGTGAAGAA GTAATATTGAATGATCCCTTCCTTGGCAAACGAGTTGAAGAAGGAAACTTTTCTACTGTACCACTGAGAGATGAGTTCCTTGAAAATGCCCGCCTATTCATCTTTGAGACATATTGCCGGATACATCAGCGCATTGATATGGG AGTGCTTTCTgagaaattgaatttaaattatgaggAGGCTGAGAGATGGATTGTGAATCTTATCCGGGGTTCAAAGCTTGATGCCAAGATTGACTCAGAATCAGGGACTGTGGTTATGGAACCCAATCATCCCAACGT GTATGAGCAGCTAATTGACCACACGAAGGCACTTTCAGGCCGAACTTACAAGTTGGTTAGCCAACTTCTGGAACATGCTCAGGCACAAACTGCTCGTTAA
- the LOC126691502 gene encoding uncharacterized protein LOC126691502 — MNCISWNCRGLGRPRAVLELTELVKKHSPTIVFLMETRAKEQYLKNFCKKLHLENVFIVPRNNTGGGLALYWKNGIDLHVQNSSLTYIDAVINPGVDDAWRFTGFYGNPVTANREHSWALLKHLCLQYNLPWICVGDFNEIVNSEEKMGGVARRERQMIGFRETLDFCSFRDLGYVGSPFTWCNNQFDGEVIWIRLDRAVATPSWTTMFPTVRVHHIAGTLSDHSPLWVCSDDENSRFYKKCCPFRFEAMWMKDESCEGVITIHGRGFFWETQWRD, encoded by the coding sequence ATGAATTGTATAAGTTGGAACTGCCGTGGTTTGGGGCGACCACGTGCAGTTCTAGAGCTCACCGAACTGGTGAAAAAACACTCGCCTACCATTGTTTTCCTCATGGAGACAAGAGCAAAAGAACAGTACCTCAAgaatttttgtaaaaaactcCATTTGGAGAATGTCTTCATCGTTCCACGAAACAATACAGGAGGGGGTCTAGCCTTATATTGGAAGAATGGTATTGACCTCCATGTTCAGAATTCTTCACTTACCTATATTGATGCAGTGATTAACCCAGGAGTGGATGACGCCTGGCGGTTTACTGGGTTCTACGGTAATCCAGTAACAGCCAACCGGGAACACTCTTGGGCACTTCTAAAACACCTTTGCCTTCAATATAATCTCCCCTGGATTTGTGTGGGTGACTTTAATGAGATTGTCAATTCCGAAGAAAAAATGGGAGGTGTTGCCCGAAGGGAAAGACAAATGATAGGGTTCAGGGAGACACTAGATTTTTGTAGTTTTAGAGATTTGGGTTATGTTGGTTCACCCTTCACATGGTGCAACAATCAGTTCGATGGGGAAGTCATATGGATTCGCTTGGATAGAGCGGTGGCCACCCCTTCATGGACAACCATGTTCCCTACGGTTCGGGTTCACCATATTGCAGGTACCCTCTCTGATCATTCTCCTTTATGGGTATGCTCTGACGATGAAAACTCCAGGTTTTATAAGAAGTGTTGTCCCTTCCGTTTCGAAGCCATGTGGATGAAAGATGAAAGCTGTGAAGGTGTGATCACTATTCATGGGAGGGGGTTTTTTTGGGAAACCCAATGGAGAGATTAG